From the genome of Streptomyces sp. V1I1, one region includes:
- a CDS encoding YdbC family protein, which translates to MLVKWIRCTVVDRRGFERGQRKWAGLLGEPGFRGQGGGWSKGRPHVAHVFAFWESRAFYDSFMARSHDRLASGQSGTYKDIQVKLFDYRFDVKTGFEPRFTDADVVRVAHCRVREDRVEHYSLMQEKVWNPAMAGSPGMVRGVFGEAPGSEFLVMSMWQSAAEHGKYRRERVERLLLRAQTEADVAALAGDVVQLEPSWTV; encoded by the coding sequence GTGCTGGTCAAGTGGATTCGCTGCACCGTGGTGGACCGTCGTGGGTTCGAGCGGGGACAGCGGAAGTGGGCGGGGCTGCTGGGTGAGCCGGGATTCCGGGGCCAGGGCGGTGGGTGGAGTAAAGGGCGGCCTCATGTCGCCCATGTCTTCGCCTTCTGGGAGAGCCGGGCGTTCTACGACTCGTTCATGGCGCGCTCCCACGACCGGCTGGCGTCCGGGCAGTCGGGGACGTACAAGGACATACAGGTCAAGTTGTTCGACTACCGCTTCGATGTGAAGACCGGGTTCGAGCCGCGGTTCACGGACGCCGACGTGGTGCGGGTCGCGCACTGCAGGGTGCGCGAGGACCGGGTCGAGCACTATTCGCTGATGCAGGAAAAGGTGTGGAACCCGGCGATGGCCGGGTCGCCCGGGATGGTGCGCGGGGTGTTCGGGGAGGCGCCGGGGAGCGAGTTCCTGGTGATGTCGATGTGGCAGTCGGCGGCCGAGCACGGGAAGTACCGCAGGGAGCGGGTGGAGAGGCTGCTGCTGCGCGCGCAGACCGAGGCGGATGTCGCGGCGCTGGCCGGTGATGTGGTGCAGCTCGAACCGTCCTGGACGGTCTGA
- a CDS encoding histidine phosphatase family protein, whose protein sequence is MARPRRIVLVRHGESEGNADDTVYEREPDHALRLTSTGWAQAEETGVRLRELFGRERVSVYASPYRRTHETFRAFGLDPELVRVREEPRLREQDWGNWQDRDDVRLQKAYRDAYGHFFYRFAQGESGADVYDRVGAFLESLYRSFEAPDHPPNVLLVTHGLTMRLFCMRWFHWSVAEFESLSNPGNAETRILQLGEDGRYTLDRPFERWRTPEPYGVTG, encoded by the coding sequence ATGGCACGACCGCGACGCATTGTCCTCGTCCGGCACGGCGAGTCGGAGGGAAACGCCGATGACACCGTGTACGAACGCGAGCCCGACCATGCGCTGCGGCTGACCAGCACCGGCTGGGCCCAGGCCGAGGAGACGGGCGTGCGGCTGCGTGAGCTTTTTGGACGTGAGCGCGTCAGCGTCTACGCATCTCCCTATCGCCGCACCCATGAGACCTTCCGCGCGTTCGGCCTCGATCCGGAGCTGGTGCGCGTCAGGGAGGAGCCGCGGCTGCGCGAGCAGGACTGGGGGAACTGGCAGGACAGGGACGACGTACGGCTGCAGAAGGCCTACCGGGACGCTTACGGCCACTTCTTCTACCGCTTCGCCCAGGGTGAGTCGGGAGCGGATGTGTACGACCGGGTCGGGGCGTTCCTGGAGAGCCTGTACCGCAGTTTCGAGGCGCCGGACCACCCGCCGAACGTACTCCTGGTGACGCACGGACTGACCATGCGGCTGTTCTGCATGCGCTGGTTCCACTGGTCGGTCGCCGAATTCGAGTCGCTGTCCAACCCCGGCAACGCCGAGACCCGGATACTGCAGCTCGGCGAGGACGGCCGCTACACGCTTGACCGGCCGTTCGAGCGCTGGCGCACCCCCGAGCCGTATGGCGTCACCGGATAG
- a CDS encoding ADP-ribosylglycohydrolase family protein, with protein MTADSSRDRRFERALDSLRGLSVGDALGSQFFVPSNYPLLKRRQLPPGPWQWTDDTEMACSVLTVLAAHGRVDQDALARSFAEHHDFDRGYGPAVNRMLRLVREGGDWRELAAELFNGQGSWGNGSAMRIAPLGAWYASDPEQATHQAEISSYTTHQHREAVVGAMAVAAAAAIAANPAGPPGPAELLDGVVALVPRSAVGAGLRRARDMLDYDDAGTVAAVLGSGRRTSAHDTVPFALWSAARSLGDFERAFWTTAQVGGDVDTTCAIACGVVAAGKSGQPPAAWLEQTEALPGWVPEQAR; from the coding sequence ATGACCGCTGACTCCTCTCGCGACCGGCGCTTCGAACGCGCCCTGGACAGCCTGCGCGGACTGTCCGTGGGAGACGCCCTGGGCTCCCAGTTCTTCGTTCCCTCGAACTATCCACTGCTGAAGCGGCGGCAGCTGCCGCCTGGCCCCTGGCAGTGGACCGACGACACCGAGATGGCCTGCTCGGTGCTGACTGTGCTCGCGGCCCACGGCCGGGTGGACCAGGACGCACTCGCCAGGTCCTTCGCCGAGCACCACGACTTCGACCGCGGCTACGGCCCCGCCGTCAACCGGATGCTCCGGCTGGTCAGGGAAGGCGGCGACTGGCGCGAGCTGGCCGCCGAGCTCTTCAACGGCCAGGGCTCGTGGGGCAACGGCTCGGCGATGCGTATCGCGCCGCTCGGCGCCTGGTACGCCTCCGATCCGGAGCAGGCCACCCACCAGGCCGAGATCTCTTCGTACACCACGCACCAGCACCGTGAGGCGGTGGTCGGCGCCATGGCCGTGGCGGCCGCCGCCGCGATCGCCGCGAATCCGGCCGGGCCGCCAGGGCCCGCGGAGCTGCTCGACGGTGTCGTAGCGCTCGTACCGCGCAGCGCGGTGGGGGCGGGTCTTCGCCGGGCGCGGGACATGCTCGACTACGACGACGCGGGGACCGTCGCCGCCGTTCTCGGCAGCGGCCGGCGCACGAGTGCGCATGACACCGTGCCGTTCGCCCTGTGGTCCGCGGCTCGCTCGCTCGGCGACTTCGAGCGCGCGTTCTGGACGACCGCGCAGGTCGGGGGCGATGTGGACACCACGTGCGCGATCGCCTGCGGCGTGGTCGCCGCGGGCAAGTCGGGGCAGCCCCCGGCGGCCTGGCTGGAGCAGACCGAAGCCCTCCCGGGCTGGGTGCCGGAACAGGCCCGCTGA
- a CDS encoding MFS transporter, whose protein sequence is MTTSQLTAPSKPGAARRQGRPGIALTVIAALQLMVVLDTTIVNIALPHIQGALEFTTTQLSWVVNAYTLTFGGLLLLGGRAGDILGRRRVFVFGVLLFTFASLLCGIAQEPWQMLAARALQGVGGAIASPTALALITTTFREGPERNRAFGIFAAVSASGAAIGLLAGGMLTEWLNWRWVFYVNLPIGILIAVLAPVFINESERHSGRFDIFGALTSTAGMASLVYGFIRASEDGWSDQLTLGAFGASIVLLTAFVLTERRAKEPITPLRMFADRNRSGTYLIMMSLAAAMFGMFFFIVLFVQNVLGYSPITAGLAFLPVTVMIVAAAGISSKLLPVLGPKPFLAAGAVLTGSGMAWLTALDQDSSYLGGVLGPMLLFGFGMGLVFVTATLTAVSGVAQHESGAASSLLNATQMVGGSLGLSILMTVFSTASRDEAERQLPSFLADSTPAQKEVFAKTRELPPPWGHQVLAEGIATAFWAGVGLVGLAVLTAVFVIRVRKSDLEALSGSAGAGGHAG, encoded by the coding sequence GTGACAACCTCTCAGTTAACAGCTCCAAGCAAACCGGGAGCGGCCCGCAGGCAAGGACGCCCCGGGATCGCCCTCACCGTCATCGCCGCCCTGCAGCTCATGGTGGTCCTCGACACGACGATTGTGAACATCGCCCTCCCACACATCCAGGGGGCACTCGAGTTCACCACGACCCAGCTGTCATGGGTGGTCAACGCCTACACCCTCACCTTCGGCGGGCTGCTGCTTCTCGGCGGCCGGGCAGGTGACATTCTCGGCCGTCGACGGGTGTTCGTCTTCGGCGTGCTGCTCTTCACCTTCGCCTCGCTGCTGTGCGGCATCGCGCAGGAGCCGTGGCAGATGCTCGCCGCCCGCGCCCTGCAGGGCGTCGGCGGAGCCATCGCCTCGCCCACGGCGCTCGCGCTCATCACCACGACCTTCCGCGAAGGGCCCGAGCGCAACCGCGCGTTCGGCATCTTCGCGGCGGTCTCGGCCAGTGGCGCGGCCATCGGCCTGCTCGCCGGCGGCATGCTCACCGAGTGGCTGAACTGGCGCTGGGTGTTCTATGTGAACCTGCCGATCGGGATCCTGATCGCCGTCCTCGCGCCGGTGTTCATCAATGAGTCCGAGCGGCACTCCGGCCGGTTCGACATCTTCGGCGCGCTGACCTCGACCGCGGGCATGGCGTCCCTGGTCTACGGCTTCATCCGGGCCTCCGAGGACGGCTGGAGCGACCAGCTCACGCTGGGCGCCTTCGGGGCGTCCATCGTGCTGCTCACGGCGTTCGTACTGACCGAGCGGCGGGCAAAGGAACCGATCACTCCGCTGAGGATGTTCGCCGACCGCAACCGTTCAGGCACGTATCTGATCATGATGAGCCTCGCCGCGGCGATGTTCGGCATGTTCTTCTTCATCGTCCTGTTCGTGCAGAACGTGCTCGGCTACAGCCCCATCACCGCCGGTCTCGCGTTCCTCCCGGTCACGGTGATGATCGTTGCCGCGGCTGGTATCTCCTCGAAGCTGCTTCCGGTGCTCGGGCCGAAGCCGTTCCTGGCCGCGGGCGCGGTGCTCACCGGGAGCGGCATGGCGTGGCTGACCGCGCTGGACCAGGACAGCTCGTACCTGGGCGGGGTGCTGGGGCCGATGCTGCTCTTCGGATTCGGCATGGGTCTGGTCTTCGTGACGGCGACGCTCACGGCGGTCTCGGGCGTCGCGCAACACGAATCGGGTGCGGCCTCCAGTCTGCTCAACGCCACACAGATGGTCGGAGGTTCCCTGGGACTGTCGATTCTTATGACCGTCTTCAGCACCGCCAGCCGCGACGAGGCCGAGCGTCAACTGCCTTCGTTCCTCGCGGACTCGACGCCCGCACAGAAGGAGGTCTTCGCCAAAACGCGCGAGCTGCCGCCGCCGTGGGGGCATCAGGTGCTGGCCGAAGGCATCGCGACGGCGTTCTGGGCGGGAGTGGGTCTGGTCGGTCTCGCCGTGCTGACCGCGGTCTTCGTCATCCGGGTGCGCAAGAGCGACCTGGAGGCGCTCAGCGGCTCGGCGGGCGCGGGCGGCCACGCCGGGTAG
- a CDS encoding TerD family protein, with protein MSSLNKGIGKAEVTLKWDPSPLGESPHDLDIVAATYKADAPTGEPAYVVHFDSRSPDGTIILTRDSKTGQGFGSDEVMTLEFDRLAATYGRVVVGVVIQQRDGRKVFGDIANPLVRVLEGHAELGKNDFTSVAGATAAVVGDFTKGEAGDWEFRETVRGFDADPQSFIALMGNSTY; from the coding sequence GTGAGCAGTCTCAACAAGGGGATCGGGAAGGCCGAGGTGACACTCAAGTGGGATCCGAGCCCTCTGGGCGAGTCGCCCCATGACCTCGACATCGTCGCCGCGACGTACAAGGCGGACGCCCCGACCGGAGAACCGGCGTACGTCGTCCACTTCGACAGCCGGTCGCCCGACGGCACCATCATCCTGACCCGGGACAGCAAGACCGGTCAGGGCTTCGGCTCCGACGAGGTCATGACGCTGGAGTTCGACCGGCTGGCGGCCACGTACGGGCGGGTCGTCGTGGGTGTGGTCATCCAGCAGCGGGACGGACGAAAGGTGTTCGGCGACATAGCGAACCCCCTCGTGAGGGTCCTCGAGGGACACGCCGAGCTGGGGAAGAACGACTTCACTAGCGTCGCTGGAGCCACCGCCGCGGTCGTCGGCGACTTCACCAAGGGCGAGGCAGGCGACTGGGAGTTCCGCGAGACCGTCCGCGGATTCGACGCCGATCCGCAGTCGTTCATCGCGCTGATGGGCAACAGTACTTACTGA